In Spirochaeta isovalerica, the genomic window GCGGCGCCGGGTGTCTGCACGTCAATAAAGAACTGCAGGGCGCCTCCGCAGATCATCGACCCACCCAGATCTTCTCTCAAGCCGTAATGGCACGAACGGCTTGTCCCTTCCTGGATAGCCTCAAGAGACTGTTTTATGACAAAAAGCTCAGCGGCTCCTCCTCCGATGGTTCCGACAGTTGTCCCGTCATCCCTGACGAGCATCCTGGCTTTGGACCGGGGCGTCGATCCTTTCGATTCCGTTATCATGGCTATGGCAAAAGCTCTGTTCTGCGATTCCAGAGCTGCCGCTTCTGTATAAATGTTCATATGCATATTATACACAGAAATATCAGATTGTCTAACAAAGGGGGAATTAACTTTCTGCAATTTCCCATAGTGTGATAAGATGGAAAAAATAAATTTCCTAGAGGATATTCGATGTTAACAATGGATGAAGTCTTTGAGATACTGGATCGGCAAACCGCTGAAATCGTTACGGAAAAAGTCCCCCTCGGCAAGGCTTCGGGACGAATACTCGCCGCTCCGGTACTGTCTCCCATCGATCAGCCTCCTTTCGACAAAGCCGCCATGGACGGATGGGCCATGCGCGCCGATGAGACCGGGAAAGTTCTGAAAATCGAAGAGACCATTGCCGCCGGAGAGGTGGGTGTTAAAGAGATAGAACCGGGAACCTGTTCGGCTATCATGACCGGCGCGAAACTCCCTGTCGGGGCGGGTCGCATCATCAGGGTGGAGTACAGCCGCCGTGACGGGGAGACGGTCAATATTGATAAAGATGATCCTTTGAAAAATATCATCTATAAAGGCGAAAACATGAAAGCCGGCGATGTCGTTCTGACTCCGAGGGTCCTGCGCCCCCGTGATATCGGTATTCTCGCTTCCATGGGATTTGCGGAAGTCGAAGTCGTCATCGCCCCCGCTATAGGGTTTATCGCAACCGGAACGGAGCTGAAAGAACCGGGTGAGCTTCTTAAAGATGGAGAAATCTATAACAGCAACGGCCATCAGCTTCTGGCACAGGCCGATATCTGGGGATGCCGGACCAGTTATTACGGTATTACCCCCGATGATCCGGAAAAACTGGCGGAAACGGTGAACCGGGCTCTGGGAGAAAATACCATCGTCCTCCTTTCCGGCGGCGTTTCCATGGGCGAATTCGATTTCATTCCCCGTATACTGGAAGAAGCGGGAGTTCAGAAACTTTTTCACCGCATCGCCGTCAAGCCGGGAAAACCGCTCTGGTTCGGGAAAAATGACAGAAATTTTGTCTTCGGGATGCCGGGGAATCCTGTTTCGACCTTTATTCTCTTTGAAGTCTTTGTCAAACATCTGATACAGAAACTCTGCGGACTGGCCTATGATCCCGCTTTTATCCGGGGAGCTTTGGGCCGGGATATCAGAAGAAAGACCTGGGACCGGACGGAGTTTCTACCTGTCAAGTGGGAGAATGAGGAAGTCATACCCATTTCCTATCACGGTTCCTCCCATCTGAACGCCCTCGCCGAAGCGACGGGATTGATCATCGTGGACCGGGAAGTGAAAAAAGTGGAAAAAGGAGAAACTGTTTATGTCCGTATCATTTAGGATACTCTCTCTCAATATATCGGAGAAGAAAGGGGAGCAGAAGAAACCGGTTCCCTCCATGGAACTCAAACCGGCTCACGGGATAGTCGGGGATGCTCATGCGGGCAACTGGCACCGTCAGATCTCTCTGCTGGCCGATGAAGATGTCGATACGATCCGCGGCAGGGGAATGGAATTGAATTTCGGGGACTTTGCCGAGAACATCACGACCCGCGGCGTCGATCTGGGCGTTCTTCCCATCGGAACGAGAATCCGCATGGGCGAAGCTGAGCTGGAAGTGACGCAGATCGGGAAGGAATGCCATCAGAATTGCGCCGTTTTCCGGGTCGTGGGAGATTGCGTTATGCCCCGGAAAGGGATATTCGCAAAGGTTATTACAGGCGGAACCATTACTGTGGAGAGCAAGTGCCATGTCCTATAGACGATTCTTATTACCATGGCTTATTCTCTCTGTTTTCATTCTCTCCTGTTCCGGCAAAGAGAAGACCGAACCTTCGGCGGACCTGCAGTTCTTCTATCTCGAACTCTGTCCCGGCTGTGAAGAATACGAAACCGCCGACCGGTTGGCCGAACAGGTCAGGAGCCTCGGCGGTACGGCGTCCAATATCATTCACGACGAAGATGCGGCGGCGATGAAAAAACTGCTCGAAGAGAAAGGGCTCGAGAGAATAGCTCATGCTTTACCGCTTCTGCTCGTAGAGAAAAACTTCTTTGTGGGATATGAGGATATCGAAAGCGAAATCCTCAGGCTTAAAGAAGAATTAGCAACAGAGCTGCCATAGCCAGAAAAAACAGGGCTGATATCAGCTTGACCGACCCGGCCTTTCGTGAAAACCATTCAGCCAGCCTCTGCGATGTCATTCCTTTCCAGGCCATAATGAAAACGGCCAGAAGTGGGATAATAAATGCCAGATTGTAGAAACCCAGGAGAAGGTAGGACGATATGTTTCCCTCCATCCGGGTCATGTACATAAGGGTCGGCAGATAGATCTGTCCCGTACAGCCCAGTTCGAAAATAGTGACTGTAAAGCCGAGAACGAGTGATCCCGTAATCAATCCGGCTTTTCTCGTGTTTTCCCTTACCAGGCTGTGGATCTTCCGTTTTCTCTCCCGGCTCAGCTGCAGGGCTATTTCTCCTGTTTTCCCCATGCGCATCTTGCGGTAATCAGCCAGGTGAAGAATGGCTAGAACGATGAGAACCGCCGCCATGATGTATTTGAGGGAGAGACTGATCCACCTGAGGGAATCTCCCGCCCGCAAAGCTGTGAAAGCGCCGAGTCCCACGGCGTAGTAGGTGACAAAGACCGAAAGAGAGAACAGGATTCCGGTCAGGAGTATCTCTTTTCTCGATCGCCCGGCAAGGCTCAGCCAGGAGAGAAGAAAGATAAGAGTGCTGAAGGCGCAGGGATTAATGCCGTCGAGCAGCCCCGCGGTAAAAACCGGAAGGATAGATAAGCTGATGACGCCGGTCGTTTTTTCCAGAGAGGAACCATCTGCCGGAAGGGTCTTTCCCGGCACACTTTGCCGCAGGGCTTCTTCCAATCCTTCCTCGATGTCTCTGTCTCCTGCCAGAATTGTTTCTCCGATAACGATCAGGGGAAGCCTTTTCTCCCGTGACCGGAGATCTTCCAGTTTTTCCATAAGCTTCTGCAGCCCCTCTGCCGTTGTCACATCCACGGCTGAAAGGCTTATCTCTCTTTCCAGCTTCTCTTCCAGTTCCGGCATTGTCCTATCCAGGAATTCCCGGCAGCGGCTGCAATCGGGTGTATAGAAATACTCTATATCAGCCTCTGTCTCACTCTTCACCGATAACTCAGGGGAGATTTCTTCTCTTCCCGGAGCGTAGATTCCGGGATTATCCTCGTGATCGGAAATGAATCTCAGATACAGCTGATCGCGGAAAGTTTCTCCTTCCCTGATGATCTTCAGTTCTTCCTCTTCCCCCGGAGGCACGCTTATCTGGCCTTTTTCGCATTTGTAGGCACTGTCCGCCGAGACGATCATGGCATCATAGGTTTCATCGCTCCGGTTGGAAATGGTTATGATCCAGTCCTCTCCATCGGGTATGCTATCCAGGAGAATCTCCCCATGGAGGGAAAAAGTTATGATGAGAATCAGAAAAAAGGCAAAGTAGTATTTCTCAGTCGTCAATTGATAATTCCTTAAAAAAGATCTGGCACATCTCCCTGTTCAAGTTCCGAAGAGGAATAATGTTTTTATTTTTACCGGCAAAGGTGTGAAGTGTTCGGGTTTTCAGAATGATGTCTCTCAGCTGTTTTTCCTCATCGCTTACATTCCGGGCTTTCAGGAAATTGGAGAGGCGGGAGAGCCGGAAAGCCGTTACCATCTCTTCAGTCGTGAGAGATCTGCTCCAGGGGTAGGCCGAGGAACCGCTGCATAAAGCGGGCGGATTGGTTAAAAAAAGCTCGGGGTTTTCAAAACGGGGCAGTCCGGGAACGGGGTAGAAAAGGGAAATACCCGATCGGGTGGGCAGCCTGTGCAGATAGAGTAAAGTCCGGAGAACGCCTTCCGCCCTGTCACCCGGCAGTCCTGCGATAAAAAAAGTCGTCACGGGGATATTCTTGTTGTTGATGCGATCCAGAAGTGTTTCCAGTTTTTCCAGATCAACCGGTCGTTTTTCCTCTTTCAGCACGGTCGGATCGGCGGAACCCAGAGAAAAAGAGAAACTTCTGAAACCTCTCTCAATAAGATAATCTGTGAAGTCTTCCGTCAAAAGGGTGTAGTCCAGGCCGTTATCAGCGCTGAATGTGGCATCGGGAAAACGGGTTTTGCATCGGGACAGAAAATCTCTGAAGTATTCTTTATGATAGAGAAGATTGTCATCTTCCAGATTGATATGAACAGGCTTTTCTTTATCATCGGGAATCTTCTCCCATTCTTTTTCGAGGGACGGGAGATCCACAAGTCTGAATCGTCTTCCCTGGGTCAAGAAATTGGAGCAGAAGCGGCACATCTTGGGGCAGCCTCTCGAAAGGGCCAGTGTGAGAAACTGATTCCCTTTGCTGTCTCTTGTAAATGAGAACAGAGGGGCGGGCTCATCTGTCAGCTCATTTTTTTCCTGAAAATTCTCCAGGGGAAGATCTTTATCCAGATGATCCAGCAGATCCCCTAGAGATGTTTCTGTCTCTCCTGTCAGAACCAGATCGAAGAGCTTTGTCTGAATGAAGTACCGGGGGAGTACCGATGCTCCGGCTCCTCCGATTATGATGGGGACCGAATAGCCCAGCCTTTTTCGAAGATGTTTAGCCAGTTCCAGCACATCATCGGCATAAGTCCAGGCAAAGAGGCTGAGAAAGATGATGTCCGGGTTTTCTTCTGCGATCTTCCCGGCCGCATCGTGGAATGGGGGGCCGAATAATTTTCTCCCGGTAAAAAAAGAGAGAGGACCTCTTTCTCCTTCGACAATGAAAGGTTTCAGATAGTTGTACTCCTCGGGCATGGGGATAGAGGAGCCTCTCGGATTGAGTCTCGGAAAATTGAAAGATCGGCAACTGATGCCTCTCTGTTTCAATTCTCGGATTACACCTTCCAGACCGAGGGCTGATGTTCTTGATGGAGTAAAATAAAAATCCCTTACAGGCGGCGCAGCCGCAACCGCTCTTTCCAGTCTCATAAAGACTCATTATCAGCTTTTGCCGGATTCTGTCAAAGCCGGAGTCTATCAAGGTTCGAAAATGTATGAAACTAATATTGTAGATACAAAAATGTAGGAATATTGTTTGGTTGTTCTTCTCTGAGAGGGCTTAAAGACCATAACTGAAGTTGGCACGGTCATTGCATTATCTCCAATGTGTAAAATAAATAAATGGAGAGAATGTATGTTGCGAATGAAAATGAAGACTACAATTGTTAAAATGCCGCTGCTGGCGGCCATGCTTATGATCCTTGCGATATCGTGCGGCTCGCAGGCAACAGAAACGACAGAAACGGCGACAAAAGAAAAAGAAGTAGAGAAAAGCACTCTCGAGCTTGTTAAAGAGAGAGGAAAAGTCATCGTCGGCGTTACAGCTGGTGTACCCGGTTATTCCGCTCCTGACAGCGAAGGTGTCTGGCAGGGATTCGACGTAGACCTGGGAAGAGCCGTTGCGGCTGCCGTCCTCGGAGACGCCGATGCCATCGAGTGCCGTCCCTTAAGTGCGAAAGAGCGTTTTACGGCTCTTCAGTCCGGTGAGATTGATGTTCTCAGCCGTGTAACGACATGGACAGCTACAAGAGACAGCGGACTGGGGCTTAACTTCGCCGGCGTAAACTATTATGACGGTCAGGGATTCATGGTTGCCAAGGATTCGGGAATCAAATCTCTTGCCGATCTCGACGGTGCGACAATCGCCGTTCAGGCAGGTACAACGACGGAGCTCAATCTCTCCGACTATTTCCGGAAAATGGGTATGGAGTTCGAGCTGATCACTTTTGAAAAGAACGATCAGGCAGCAGCGGCTCTCGAAGCGGGACGTGCCGACGCCGTAACAAGCGACCAGTCACAGCTCTACGCTCTCAGAACCAAGTTCAACGCGCCAGACAGCTTTGTCATGCTTCCCGAAGTTATTTCCAAAGAACCCCTTGGACCTGTTGTAAGACAGGGGGATGATCAGTGGTTCAATATCGTTAAATGGTCTTTTATGGTTATGCTCAATGCCGAAGAATACGGCGTCACCATGGACAACGTCGATGAGATGAAAACGTCCAGCACCAATCCCAATGTGAAAAGGATGCTAGGTGTGGAAGGTGAAGTCGCCGGCGGATTCGGTCTCGACAACGACTGGGGTTACAACATCATCAAACAGGTGGGTAACTACGGCGAGAGTTTCGACAGAAACCTCGGTATGGGATCTCCGCTCAAGATCAGCAGAGGGTATAACGCTCTTTGGACTGACGGCGGTCTCCAGTACGGTATGCCCATCAGGTGATCTTTGGCTCCGCTGCGAAACCGAATCTTCACCTGAGGCATTGGTTGTGAAAGGGTTGAAATAAAATCCTTCAGCTGATCCAGGTTTCATGCTGCTTTGCGGGGGCGTCTGATCCGGAGTTGATACCGGGGGACGTTTTAGAGGGTCTTTGTACAAAGATCAATTCCCGCAAAGTTGTGTATAGCCGGCTGGTCCGGCGTTAATATTACTTCTTAAGTTTTTCAATAATACCATGTGCTGTCCGGCGGAATGTTATTCCGCCGGGCGCATTTTTTAAAGCGGGATGCCCCTGCGGTATGGGAATGGAGGCGGGCATTCAAATGAGAGTTATGAAAAAGATTAATGTGAAAAATGTTTCCATTCAGGGAGCGCTTATTGCCGTTCTTCTGGTGGTTTGTTTATTTTCCGCGGTTAATTACGTTGATAATATAACCAGACGGAACATCGGGATCGGGTTCGGTTTTCTCGATGATACGGCGGGGTTTTCCATAAGCCAGACTCTGATCGAATATGATGAGAGCGATACTTTCGGACGGACTTTTGCCGTGGGGCTGCTCAATACGCTGGTCGCCTCTTTTGTCAGCATCGTGCTGGCGACCCTTCTGGGTTTCCTGGTCGGGTTATTAAGAATGTCAAAAAACAAGCTCGTGAGTCAGTCGGCTCTGGTTTATGTCGAGCTTTTGCGGAATATTCCGCCTTTGCTGCACGTCCTGTTCTGGTATCAGGTCGTGTTTCTCAACATACTGCCGCCTTTTAAGGAATCCTTTATCCTGGGAGACTGGCTGTATATCAATGTCAGGGGAATTACCGTTCCGGAGCTCGCGGCCCGTCAGACGGCTTCGTCTTTCAATATCCTGCTGTTCATTTCCCTGGTGGCTATTATCTTTCTCAGCATTGCGAAGAAGAAACAGGTCGTCAGGGGAATCCACAAAGCCATGTGGCCCTGGCAGCTGGGGGCTCTGGTTCTGCCGGTCGCTTTCGCCCTGCTATTCAAACCCTATGACATTATCCTTCCGGAACTGAGCCGCTTTAAATTTTCAAGCGGCATGACTATCAGGCCGGAACTGTTTTCCATAGTCGTGGCTCTGAGCACCTATACTTCGACTTATATTTCAGAGATTGTGCGGAGTTCCATCATTGCCGTTCCCAAGGGTCAGATGGAAGCGGCGAAAAGTCTGGGATTCTCGCCCTGGAAGCGGCTGCGGCTCATCATTATTCCCCAGGCTCTCAGAACGATGATACCCCCGGTCACAAACCAGTATCTGAACATCATTAAAAACACCTCGTTGGGAATGGCCGTGGCCTATCCCGATCTTACGGCGGTATTTGCCGGCACGACTTTGAATCAGACGGGGCGGGCGCTGGAAGTCATGGTCATGGTCATGCTCACCTATCTGTCCATCAGCCTTTTCACATCTGTGGTTATGAACTGGTACAACAAATCCATCATTGATAAAAAGGGCGAAATGCTCAGCATCGAGGAGATACCCCTTGAAATTGAATAAAATCAGAAAAGACTATTTCAATACACCCTTAAACGCCCTTATGACTCTGGTCATGATTTACCTCATAGCCCGATTCGCCTGGTGGTTTCTCAACTGGGCGATACTCGACGCCGTCTGGATCGCCGATACGAAAGATCAGGCACTCGAATCGGGACGGGGCGGAGCGACATGGGCGTTTATTATAAATAAATTGCGGTTTTTTATCTTCGGGTTTTATCCCAAAGACGAGATCTGGCGGATTTATGTAACATTTTTTACCATCGTCCTGTCATTCATTCCCTATTTCATCAAGGGGATAAGGCACAAGGTTATTATTTTCCTGGCCCATATGGTCATCTGGCCTGTGCTGATCTTTGCTTTCATGGGGCAAGTTTCCACCAATGACTGGGGAGGATTGTCTCTGACATTTATCCTTTCTCTTCTGGGATTGCTCTATTCTTTTCCCATAGGGATGCTGCTCGCTTTGGGGAGGAGAAGTACCTGGCCCATTATCCGGGGGCTTTCCGTTGCTTACATAGAGTTTTTCAGAGGCATACCTCTGATCACCATACTCTTCATGTCTTCGGTTGTCGTTCCTTTCTTTCTCCCTTCACAGGTCGCCGTTGATAAAATCGTCAGAGTCGTTATCGGCATGACTTTTTTCCAGAGCGCCTATCTGGCCGAGGTCATCAGGGGCGGGCTTCAGGCCATTCCCAAAGGACAGTATGAAGCGTCCGATGCTCTGGGATTCCGGTTCGGCCTGCAGACTTATCTGGTTATTATGCCGCAGGTTCTGAAAGTCACCATTTCCAACATCGGCGGTATCTCGATTTCTTTTATCAAGGATACCACTCTTGTCCTCATAATCGGAATGTTTGATCTTCTGGGAATCGTCAATCCGCTGGCGAGCGACAGCAACTGGCTGGGTATGGAACCGGAAGGATTGATTTTTGCCGGTATAGTGTACTGGATCATATGTTTTGCCATATCCAGGCTGACATCCAAAGCTGAAACGAAAATGAATGAATTACCTGATGTAGGAGTAATCAAATGACTGAAGTTATTGAAAAAAACAGAGAGGATGAAGCTTTAAACAGTACATCCGAATATATTATATCCATTGATAATCTGAATAAATGGTTCGGGGATTTTCATGTTCTTAAAGACGTGAACCTCACAGTTGCCAAAGGGGAAAGGATCGTTATCTGCGGTCCGTCGGGTTCCGGTAAATCGACTCTGATCCGCTGTATCAACCGCCTGGAGAAGCACCAGAAGGGAACCATTAATGTCATGGGGAACGAGCTTACTGAAAATACGAAAGATGTTTCTGCCATCCGCCAGGAAGTGGGAATGGTTTTTCAGAGTTTCAATCTCTTTCCCCATCTGAGTATTCTGCAGAACCTCACTCTGGCTCCTATCTGGATCAGAAAAATGTCCCAGAAAGAAGCGGAAAAAATCGCCTGGCAGTACCTGAAAAGAGTTAACATAGCCGAGCATGCCCTGAAGTTTCCCTCCCAGTTGTCGGGGGGACAGCAGCAGAGAGCGGCTATCGCCAGAAGCCTCTGCATGCAGCCGAAGATTATGCTCTTTGACGAGCCAACATCGGCCCTCGACCCTGAAATGGTAAACGAGGTACTCGATGTCATGGTCAAACTGGCTGAAGAGGGAATGACCATGATCTGCGTTACCCATGAGATGGGTTTTGCCCGCCGGGTGGCCGACCACGTCATATTTATGGATGAAGGACGCATCGTCGAGCGTCAGGTTCCCGGGAAGTTCTTTTCCAATCCCGAAAATGAGCGAACCAAGGAGTTTCTGAAGCAGATACACGCCATCTCATAGATTGCATTTTCAGATTCCGGATCCCGTTGTCCATTCCGGGGCGGGATTCCTGCTCTCGGAATCCTCCATTCACAAAGCGGGATTCGGGATCTTTTCTTTCTTAACTTGGCCGGTTCCCCTTTTCTATCCTATAATCTAGATATGCAACATTTGCGCAAACATATATTATGTTTCATTTTAATTCTTCTCCCTTTTTTTCATGTCTTTGGAGAGGATGGAATCATCGATCTGAGACAGGTCGATTTTAACAGTGAAATAGTCAATCTTGAAGGGAATTGGGAGTTTTACTGGGAAAAGATTCTCTATCCCGGCGAAAGCTTTCCCGATGTTCCGGCCTATTTTCCCGTACCGGCCGAATGGAGCTGCTGTGACGATTATGATTCGAGAGGTTACGGCACCTATCGGGTTATACTGCTCCTTCCCCCCAATGACGGCAGGGTGGCGCTTTACGTTCCCCAGTCATTCAACCAGTACCGTATATTCGTAAACGGACGACTATGGGGTGAGAACGGCGATGTTTCCGCAGAATATCATGTTAACAAAAACAGAAAAGGCCCTTATGTCCATATGCTCCCCGAGGCTCAGCGAATTGAAATTATCTATCAGATTTCGAATTTTGATGATCTCAACGGAGGCATTCTGGATCTTCCCCAGGTCGGCCGGTTCGACAGGCTCCGGCAGGAGAGAGATAAAGCTGTCATTTTTGAATCGTTCCTTTTCGGTGTTCTGCTGATAACCGGAATGCTGTATTTGAGTTTTTATATTAATAAGAGGGATGATCAGTCGTCACTCTATTTCGGGCTTTTCTCCATGGTTCTGGCCTTCCGGACCATTCTGTACGGAGAACACATTCTCCTTCAGATTTTCCCGGGCATGACGGTTGAAACGGAAGCGGCACTCGGCCATATGACGTTTTATCTGGCGGTTCCTCTCTTTCTGCGCTTCATCGTAATGGCTTTTCCCATGACCTATCTGCGCAAATTCAGAATTCCTGTCAATATCATCAGCGGATTATATATAGCGCTGGCCATTTTCACCCGGCACTTTTTCTTTGTGAGATTCCTGGTCGGCTATCAGGTTATGACTCTTCTGGTCGGTCTGGGCATTCTCATATGTCTGATTAGAAATGTATTCAGGAAAAACAGAACGGCTTTTGTTACTCTGCTCGGTTTTTTCGCGCTGCTCTTAGCAGCTGTCAATGATATTCTCCACAGTCAGGAAATCATTCATACTTTTCATATGACTCCCATAGGGGTCACCTTTTTTATCATGAGCCAGGCCTCTCTTCTCAGCTGGAATATCGGTAAGGCGTTCAGGCAGTCGGAAGAGCTGGCCACGGAACTGACAACGGCCAATAACTCCTTCCGCCGTTTCGTCCCCGAGGAATTTCTTAAATATCTCCATAAAGAAAAGATCGCCGATATTGAGTTGGGCGATCATGTTCAGCTGGAGATGTCCGTCCTGTTTTGCGATATCCGGGATTTTACTTCCATGTCGGAAAATATGACTCCCCATGAAAATTTTCTCTTCCTCAATTCTTTTCTGGAGAGAATCGGTCCGGTGATCCGGAGAAACCACGGCTTTGTAGATAAATATCTGGGCGACGGGATAATGGCTCTTTTCCCCGGAGAGGCGGATTGCGCTGTC contains:
- a CDS encoding molybdopterin molybdotransferase MoeA; this translates as MDEVFEILDRQTAEIVTEKVPLGKASGRILAAPVLSPIDQPPFDKAAMDGWAMRADETGKVLKIEETIAAGEVGVKEIEPGTCSAIMTGAKLPVGAGRIIRVEYSRRDGETVNIDKDDPLKNIIYKGENMKAGDVVLTPRVLRPRDIGILASMGFAEVEVVIAPAIGFIATGTELKEPGELLKDGEIYNSNGHQLLAQADIWGCRTSYYGITPDDPEKLAETVNRALGENTIVLLSGGVSMGEFDFIPRILEEAGVQKLFHRIAVKPGKPLWFGKNDRNFVFGMPGNPVSTFILFEVFVKHLIQKLCGLAYDPAFIRGALGRDIRRKTWDRTEFLPVKWENEEVIPISYHGSSHLNALAEATGLIIVDREVKKVEKGETVYVRII
- a CDS encoding MOSC domain-containing protein, giving the protein MSVSFRILSLNISEKKGEQKKPVPSMELKPAHGIVGDAHAGNWHRQISLLADEDVDTIRGRGMELNFGDFAENITTRGVDLGVLPIGTRIRMGEAELEVTQIGKECHQNCAVFRVVGDCVMPRKGIFAKVITGGTITVESKCHVL
- a CDS encoding cytochrome c biogenesis protein is translated as MTTEKYYFAFFLILIITFSLHGEILLDSIPDGEDWIITISNRSDETYDAMIVSADSAYKCEKGQISVPPGEEEELKIIREGETFRDQLYLRFISDHEDNPGIYAPGREEISPELSVKSETEADIEYFYTPDCSRCREFLDRTMPELEEKLEREISLSAVDVTTAEGLQKLMEKLEDLRSREKRLPLIVIGETILAGDRDIEEGLEEALRQSVPGKTLPADGSSLEKTTGVISLSILPVFTAGLLDGINPCAFSTLIFLLSWLSLAGRSRKEILLTGILFSLSVFVTYYAVGLGAFTALRAGDSLRWISLSLKYIMAAVLIVLAILHLADYRKMRMGKTGEIALQLSRERKRKIHSLVRENTRKAGLITGSLVLGFTVTIFELGCTGQIYLPTLMYMTRMEGNISSYLLLGFYNLAFIIPLLAVFIMAWKGMTSQRLAEWFSRKAGSVKLISALFFLAMAALLLILL
- a CDS encoding B12-binding domain-containing radical SAM protein; this encodes MRLERAVAAAPPVRDFYFTPSRTSALGLEGVIRELKQRGISCRSFNFPRLNPRGSSIPMPEEYNYLKPFIVEGERGPLSFFTGRKLFGPPFHDAAGKIAEENPDIIFLSLFAWTYADDVLELAKHLRKRLGYSVPIIIGGAGASVLPRYFIQTKLFDLVLTGETETSLGDLLDHLDKDLPLENFQEKNELTDEPAPLFSFTRDSKGNQFLTLALSRGCPKMCRFCSNFLTQGRRFRLVDLPSLEKEWEKIPDDKEKPVHINLEDDNLLYHKEYFRDFLSRCKTRFPDATFSADNGLDYTLLTEDFTDYLIERGFRSFSFSLGSADPTVLKEEKRPVDLEKLETLLDRINNKNIPVTTFFIAGLPGDRAEGVLRTLLYLHRLPTRSGISLFYPVPGLPRFENPELFLTNPPALCSGSSAYPWSRSLTTEEMVTAFRLSRLSNFLKARNVSDEEKQLRDIILKTRTLHTFAGKNKNIIPLRNLNREMCQIFFKELSIDD
- a CDS encoding amino acid ABC transporter substrate-binding protein; protein product: MLRMKMKTTIVKMPLLAAMLMILAISCGSQATETTETATKEKEVEKSTLELVKERGKVIVGVTAGVPGYSAPDSEGVWQGFDVDLGRAVAAAVLGDADAIECRPLSAKERFTALQSGEIDVLSRVTTWTATRDSGLGLNFAGVNYYDGQGFMVAKDSGIKSLADLDGATIAVQAGTTTELNLSDYFRKMGMEFELITFEKNDQAAAALEAGRADAVTSDQSQLYALRTKFNAPDSFVMLPEVISKEPLGPVVRQGDDQWFNIVKWSFMVMLNAEEYGVTMDNVDEMKTSSTNPNVKRMLGVEGEVAGGFGLDNDWGYNIIKQVGNYGESFDRNLGMGSPLKISRGYNALWTDGGLQYGMPIR
- a CDS encoding amino acid ABC transporter permease; translated protein: MRVMKKINVKNVSIQGALIAVLLVVCLFSAVNYVDNITRRNIGIGFGFLDDTAGFSISQTLIEYDESDTFGRTFAVGLLNTLVASFVSIVLATLLGFLVGLLRMSKNKLVSQSALVYVELLRNIPPLLHVLFWYQVVFLNILPPFKESFILGDWLYINVRGITVPELAARQTASSFNILLFISLVAIIFLSIAKKKQVVRGIHKAMWPWQLGALVLPVAFALLFKPYDIILPELSRFKFSSGMTIRPELFSIVVALSTYTSTYISEIVRSSIIAVPKGQMEAAKSLGFSPWKRLRLIIIPQALRTMIPPVTNQYLNIIKNTSLGMAVAYPDLTAVFAGTTLNQTGRALEVMVMVMLTYLSISLFTSVVMNWYNKSIIDKKGEMLSIEEIPLEIE
- a CDS encoding amino acid ABC transporter permease, with the translated sequence MKLNKIRKDYFNTPLNALMTLVMIYLIARFAWWFLNWAILDAVWIADTKDQALESGRGGATWAFIINKLRFFIFGFYPKDEIWRIYVTFFTIVLSFIPYFIKGIRHKVIIFLAHMVIWPVLIFAFMGQVSTNDWGGLSLTFILSLLGLLYSFPIGMLLALGRRSTWPIIRGLSVAYIEFFRGIPLITILFMSSVVVPFFLPSQVAVDKIVRVVIGMTFFQSAYLAEVIRGGLQAIPKGQYEASDALGFRFGLQTYLVIMPQVLKVTISNIGGISISFIKDTTLVLIIGMFDLLGIVNPLASDSNWLGMEPEGLIFAGIVYWIICFAISRLTSKAETKMNELPDVGVIK
- a CDS encoding amino acid ABC transporter ATP-binding protein, with amino-acid sequence MTEVIEKNREDEALNSTSEYIISIDNLNKWFGDFHVLKDVNLTVAKGERIVICGPSGSGKSTLIRCINRLEKHQKGTINVMGNELTENTKDVSAIRQEVGMVFQSFNLFPHLSILQNLTLAPIWIRKMSQKEAEKIAWQYLKRVNIAEHALKFPSQLSGGQQQRAAIARSLCMQPKIMLFDEPTSALDPEMVNEVLDVMVKLAEEGMTMICVTHEMGFARRVADHVIFMDEGRIVERQVPGKFFSNPENERTKEFLKQIHAIS
- a CDS encoding adenylate/guanylate cyclase domain-containing protein is translated as MQHLRKHILCFILILLPFFHVFGEDGIIDLRQVDFNSEIVNLEGNWEFYWEKILYPGESFPDVPAYFPVPAEWSCCDDYDSRGYGTYRVILLLPPNDGRVALYVPQSFNQYRIFVNGRLWGENGDVSAEYHVNKNRKGPYVHMLPEAQRIEIIYQISNFDDLNGGILDLPQVGRFDRLRQERDKAVIFESFLFGVLLITGMLYLSFYINKRDDQSSLYFGLFSMVLAFRTILYGEHILLQIFPGMTVETEAALGHMTFYLAVPLFLRFIVMAFPMTYLRKFRIPVNIISGLYIALAIFTRHFFFVRFLVGYQVMTLLVGLGILICLIRNVFRKNRTAFVTLLGFFALLLAAVNDILHSQEIIHTFHMTPIGVTFFIMSQASLLSWNIGKAFRQSEELATELTTANNSFRRFVPEEFLKYLHKEKIADIELGDHVQLEMSVLFCDIRDFTSMSENMTPHENFLFLNSFLERIGPVIRRNHGFVDKYLGDGIMALFPGEADCAVRAALDIQDALKLYNKHRGQSGYEPIHIGVGLNTGSLMMGTIGENERMDSTVISDAVNVCSRIESITKEYGLNIAMSEKTFLSMKERDSLHVRKIGRISLKGKKEPQAVYELYNCDLPEVVEKKDRLKKDFEMAVILYEEKKYWESLRIFSTILEDMPEDDTSRRYRTYIDQALLKAGE